The following coding sequences lie in one Paramisgurnus dabryanus chromosome 16, PD_genome_1.1, whole genome shotgun sequence genomic window:
- the ergic1 gene encoding endoplasmic reticulum-Golgi intermediate compartment protein 1, protein MTFDVRRFDIYRKVPKDLTQPTYTGAFISICCCVFMLFLFLSELTGYISTEIVNELYVDDPDKDSGGKIDVSLNISLPNLHCDLVGLDIQDEMGRHEVGLIENSMKVPLNNGYGCRFEGEFIINKVPGNFHVSTHSATAQPQNPDMTHIIHKLSFGQKLEVQHVQGAFNALGGANRLQSNGLASHDYILKIVPTVYEELGGNQRFSYQYTVANKEYVAYSHTGRIIPAIWFRYDLSPITVKYTERRQPLYRFITTICAIIGGTFTVAGIIDSCIFTASEAWKKIQIGKMS, encoded by the exons ATGACTTTCGATGTTCGCAG GTTCGATATCTACAGGAAAGTGCCCAAAGATCTCACCCAGCCAACCTATACAGGAGCTTTCA TTTCAATATGCTGCTGCGTCTTTATGCTGTTCCTGTTTCTCTCAGAACTGACGGGATACATAAGCACAGAAAT agTAAATGAACTGTATGTCGATGACCCTGATAAGGACAGTGGTGGGAAGATAGATGTGAGTTTAAACATCAGTTTGCCAAACTTACACTGTGATT TGGTGGGTTTAGACATTCAAGATGAGATGGGACGTCATGAAGTGGGCCTCATAGAGAATTCAATGAAGGTGCCGCTCAACAACGGTTATGGCTGCCGCTTTGAAGGAGAATTCATTATTAATAAA GTTCCAGGAAACTTTCATGTGTCGACACACAGCGCGACCGCTCAGCCTCAGAACCCTGATATGACCCACATCATTCACAAACTGTCTTTTGGGCAAAAGCTGGAG GTGCAACATGTCCAGGGTGCCTTCAATGCTTTGGGTGGAGCCAACAGACTTCAGTCCAATG GTTTGGCTTCCCATGATTACATTCTCAAGATCGTCCCCACGGTTTACGAGGAGCTGGGGGGAAATCAGAGATTTTCGTACCAGTACACAGTGGCGAATAAG GAATATGTGGCATACAGCCATACAGGACGCATTATACCTGCGATCTGGTTTCGCTATGACCTCAGTCCAATAACAGTAAAGTACACTGAGAGGAGACAGCCGTTATACCGCTTCATTACCACg ATATGCGCTATTATCGGCGGCACGTTTACAGTAGCGGGCATCATTGACTCCTGCATATTCACAGCCTCGGAAGCCTGGAAGAAAATTCAGATCGGAAAAATGTCATGA